Within the Musa acuminata AAA Group cultivar baxijiao chromosome BXJ2-9, Cavendish_Baxijiao_AAA, whole genome shotgun sequence genome, the region TAAAAGGTTTAGACCTGGTTATCCAACCAAGATATTTAACATAGGTTATCTAACTTCTTAGCCACATATATATgcaatcaaacacattgataggATGAACTTCATCAAAATACTCAGACACTAGAAAAAACAAAGATCTAGATTTTATCTTTCTAGATATATCAAGATTTTGGTTTACAATTCTAGAAAAAAGTGATTCATCAAAGTAAAACAACATCATATTTCATTCAAAAATAAACAATGGAAAAACTCAAGCATTATTTCCTAGCAATGCAATGAGCATTGTTTTGTAATCTCCCGAAGTGTGATACTTGACTGCTTGTTTGAGTGACATACTATTTCTCTTGTAGTAGATCGCCTCTATCGTCTTCAGATCAACCTCTGCACGGGTAGTAACTATTCGAGTAAGAGAATTTGCATCGATTCGTAGACCTTTTATAGCCAATCGAATTACTTTCTCCAAGTATTTCTCTGGATAACATATACAACGTATGATCGCCCTTAATGCAACGAGGAACTCGTTTTTGCGATCAGATTTTAAATCCTACGAGAAGGTAAAATctaatcaaatattaaaaaataattacatgAAACCTTGATGTATCTTAGTCCAAAGTTTTATATTTTCGAGGTTACAATAATTAATTTTAGTTATTAAAAATACACCTTAAAATCCACTTAATAAAGTTGTTGTCATAAAAATTGTTACTTTGATGGAACTTATACCTTAATAATGGATTTACCATACTCATTTTTGTAATGACTTATTGTTGCAATCAACTGAGCTTTGCTCCTTGCAGTGATAATCCAAATGAGTTCTTCATGGCTgtaagccttctcagtgatcttttCATGCAGCATCTTGGCCTCAGATTTTGCCAATTTTCTGTTCACCTCTATTCCCTCATAGCGGTATGAGGTTACAAGTGGCACCAAAAGCTGAAATACACAAAATGGTCATTAATAGAACAACTTGTACAGAAGGCAAAAGAAGATACCCATTCTcttcatgtcttttttttttttttgttgattataACATTGAGTTCCATAACATTAGTCCTCTGATACGATCGTAATAGTGAGGTCGTCCAACGTCAGACCAGGGCTAACCACATCATCCCATCTCCAAGCTGCTCGGTAGCAGCTGCTCCTTGTTGGCATAAACTTCCTCtttataagaaagaagaaggaaatgGAAAGGGTGATTTCTAAAGATGGGTTGGGTTGATTAGTCTAAAGGTCAGCGCTATTTGTGCTTTTAGCAGGACTCAATTAGCCGTAATGGAAAATGGACAAGGGGGCACGTCTCAACAGTACACTCCTTTGTATGTCAATCCCTaattgaagaaaagaaaatgataCAACTACTTCTCGGTTGCAAGCATTACAATATCTACAAATAGACAGCTAAAAATATGTGATGGAGTCAATAAGCTAATTCCTGTAGATAGACATTTGCCACATTTGCCACATTTGCCACATCGTAGACTTCTGACACATTTTGGTAGGATCGGACTTTTACAACCTTAGTTAAACTTAATTATCAGAAATTAAAATATGAAGGGTTGGAATCACAGAAACAACACCTATATACGAGTAACACAAATCAGTAAAAAGAGATTCAAGATCCGATCCTTTCACCATTAAGCAAAGAACACGAAGCAAACATCGGCTATATCATGAAGAAATATTATCATCAAACAATAAATCAATACCTTACGGAAATCTCCGGTGGTATGCTTGACCACATCCTCCTCGAGGGATCGCTTGTACCGCAGATGGTAGGCTCGCCTCACATCAAAGAGTTCGCCGGAGTTCCTCGTGCATGCGATCTCGATCAGCACGCGGTTGCTCGGATTCCATCCCCGCAGCGCTTCGTTTGCCAGCTGGGCGTCCCGATCCGCCGGATCCAGCGTCCACAGCAGCACCGCCCTCTGTTTCGacccaaaataaataaaaaagcacATAAAATCTCAAACAGATAAGATCAAGAGGGCGATCTGTTTGGATCCAAGGGAAGAAAAGAGGGACCTCGAAGTCGCCGGAGATCTCATCTTCCAGTGACTTGAGAAGCTCCTCGCCGTAGGTCTCCGCGTAGGTGGCGCGGATGGCGCGGCGCTGGGCGGCCGTGCGGTGCGCCAAGATCGAGATGATCAGGCGCTCGTTCGTGCCCCAACCTGCACAAGATGGCGATCGAGAGAATCGGCGAGGATCGGATTGAGCTCCCCATTGGGAATCGAGAGACGGGGGGAGGCGACGATGACGAGGAGAAAGTTAATGTAACCGGGGTACCTTGGAATGCCTTCCGCAACTGGTCGCAGTCCTCGGCGGGGGAAGGGACGGTGGCCGGAACCTTGATGGTCGCCATCGATGAGATGTTGAGCTTCTGACGGAGAGAGATAATGCAGAAATGCGAGAACGACGGAGGCATTTAAAGAAAGAGAAGGTGCGGGTTTAAGGGTAAGTTCCGTGGCAGGAGAAGAGCAAGTAAACATGGTCGAGAGACGTGGCATTTCTGCATTGGTTGTGGCCTGTCCCGATTGGCGAAGAAGGAAGGCTGTCTGTACATATGACAGTTATCCGTCTCACGTACCTCTCTTGCTATCGGAAGGAAGCGAGGAGCCCATGTCACGCACATAAGACGTCGACGTCGAGCGCATGCAACGTTAAGAGTTGGTGGGGCATTGAGGTCGAGCTTACCTGTTTTGTACGATAGAGGCCGTATGCTTGACACGTGGTCTCCAGAGGAGCTCCCCCATCGTGGCAGGAAGACGAGGGTATAGAAATCGTGTTCGTCGTCTCGTTCTAGACAACTGAGCTTCTCGTCCGTAACAGGTGGGGGGAAGGTGCGTCGTGCAAGTGCAtgcgtctcgtttcgctcggaGAAGCTCATAAGCGAACGCCCAGCACCTAAGGTGTTTTAGACCTTGAGgcctaatatattttaaattattttttcatgctCATTCTCAGAATACAAGTCAAACTCAAGTCTACTGTAGACTTGAGTTTCATTACCAGACTCGCTAGCATTCACTTAGACTAACAAAAAAAAGTTCCATTACTGATGTATAATCCTATAGCAACTTAAGTACTTATATTTAAAGAAATTGCAGAAAAATTATTAAGAGTAAACAATCAAATGTGTATAATCTGTAATAGGACACATGGAATACAATTACCAGATCAATTGTCTTTGCATGAGTTTCATTACCAGATTCACTCGCGTTCACTTGAGATAACAAATAAAGTTCCATAACTGATGTATAATCCTATAAGTACTTATATTTAAAGAAATTACAGAAAAAATATTAAAGAGTAAACAATCAAAGGTGTATAATCTGTAATAGAACACATGGAATACAATTACCAGATCAATTGTCTTTGCTTGAGTTTCATGTTTCGGTTGTATCAGAATGTCCATTGGTACAAGATATTGTTAGCAGAATGAGAGCATGGCAACGACACCCTGCTCTCTGAAATCAGAATGACTTTGTGCTtaatcctccttctttcttgcaacATATGGATATTTCTGGTATATGACAATACTGCTGATGACAAGAGGTAGTGCCGCAAGGCAATACACCGAGGGTGGTTTCCCATCGAAAAGAAACTGCAACATTGCAGTTACGAGCAATGCAGAGACTATAACAAACCCCTGCAAAAGAAAGACATTGCAGTTACGAGCAATGCAGAGACTATAACAAACCCCTGCAAAATACAGGGAGATTGTAAACCGCTTGTCACCGTAGGGGGGACAAAACAAAATTGCTTTTGTTCATTTATCTATAATCTCCACTTGCCTTTCTGACACCTCCAGCATGAGCAGTGACAAGACCGACAAGAATCCCTCCGACAGCATTCATTACAACTGGTATCTGTGGAAGAACACGACTACCAATATAAAGCTAGATGGAAAAAGAAAAGATTATGCTCCCATATCATGCATTGCCTATGCACCTTAAATAAATGTAATAAGTAGGCCAATACAAGTTACCAGTACGACAGTTAAGCATTtgatataatgtaatgttagattGTCTAATATCCAGTACAATCTGAAAACATGTAGCAAACAAAAAGATCCTCCCATAATTCAGCAAAAGAGAAACATTGATGTATGATTAAACAGGATTCCCTGTAGCAAGGTTACCAGGGAAAACGGATAGAGTACGCTGACCACCCAAAGACATTATACTATCCTACAAAACCATTGCTATTTGCTGACCAACAAGAACTATAAATGACTCCTTGAAGCACAGCTCTTCGCTAAACTAAATGCCATTTAGGAGCAGCAATGACAGAATGAAGTTTTAGACAAAAACAAAAGCTATACCCAGAAGCACTTTATAGAAAAGATGGATTGTATAATAGGAAATTACTACATGGCAATGCATCTAAGAGTTGATACTTGAAATAATAGACTCGTGTTATTGCTGCAGCAAGACAATTTGGTTACTTTCTTTGAAAATCAAGATCACAATACTACTACTACTCATTCCTTTTACAGTGAACTCATCAGATTTTCTCACGGGAAGACAACCAAACACCCCTGACTACTTGACTTTGCAGAATTAGAGATTTCTTTGTTCAATTTGTTAGACTTAATGAGAAACTCTGAAGATATGCAAACATGTAGGTGGCATTATGAAAAAGAGAGGTGACAATTAGTCGTTCATTGATTCCCAAGTCCCAACTGAGGTCCAGTGCCTGTTTACTCCAATCAATTGGTTCTTTAGTATAACCCTCTGAAGAAATGTATGAACTTGATTAGAAGAAATGTATGAACAAATTGATCcacaaaattttaaaatacccCAATGTGCTCCATAATCTCTAATGACAGatacaaccagaaccagaaaactAATTGTATCATTTGGTTACAAGTCCAAACAGCTTCACATTAGCATGTTAGCAGAAAATATCCTAAGCTATGATAAACCCAAATATCCACATCTTCAGACTGCCAACACTGGTTTAAGATTGCCACATGAAAGTACACCAGTCCATCTATGGCTACAAAGAGATACAGTAAAtgaaaatcaaataaatattcaAAGCTACCATGTAATAAAATGCTCTTAAAATTCATTTTGTGGAGTCCATTTTGTCACAGAAAAGCAATTTAAGTTTAATGCTACAAACATCATAGAAAAGAATAAGAGAGTTTGCCTCTATATTGTCATTACTAGGTATATTTTAAAGATGAGTAAGAATGGTGAGAAAAGTAGAATTTTACCAGAGTCCACACAGTCCAACCATGAAAGAATCCATATTTTCGTATTGCCTCTCCATCAGGTGACTTGTAAGTACTTGCCAGCAAACATAAACTACCAACAAATGACATTTCTACAGTCATTATATATGATGTGTGCTTCTTCacctgcaaaagaagcaaactaggAAGCTCAAGGACAATGTTAGGAAGACTATTTGATTGGGAACTTAAGTGCTATATAACTGACCTGAGAGGCCCATTGGCACAGAGAAGAAGCCAAACCGGAAAGAACAGAAGCAATCATAACAGGAATAATTCCATATAGCAAAACCTGATCAGAGTTACTGCTAGCGGAAGCTTTGTCAGAACTCTCACCAACACTCAAAAGAATGGCAGCAACGATCAATAAGGTAAGAGCCCCAATTTGCTTAGGTGATTGCTTCTGCCTGCAAGTTGCAACCAGAAAGATttagattatagaatttattggGTTCTCTTATAAAATGATTACTACTGCCTGTAAATTACAGCAACAAAAGATTTCGGAAAAAGAATTTAATGGTTTCTCTAATATAAAAAACCTAACTATTTGATAATCTTGATAAGAGTGATGAAAGTGTTGGTACCGTATGTCTGTTAACCTAAAGACCGTACCATACCATCGTTAATTATCCTAAATTATAAGCCTAGATCCAGCGATTAGACTAGGAGAAACTATAATTATTTTTGTACAAACCAACGCCTGCCTCCCATGTTAACACTTTTTAATGCATATTACAGTCATGCAAAAACTATAATCTAAAAATAAATCTATGCTATCATGCAAAAGCTATAATCTTAAAATACATCAGTGCTATGTATCTTAGATAAATATTTGTAGCTTCCATGTTGTGATTTTTTTATAGACAGCAGATTTGTGATAATTAAGACCAAATATGTTCCTTCCATCATTAGCTATCAGTTATCATGGTCACCTTAGTTTTAATTACCTAGGTGCCCTATAGCAATCAAATATATCATAAACAACCTAAAGGCATAGCAACACTTATATCTTAATTTCATCCATATATCTCTTTATGGAATTGAATCACTAGTTTGCTTTTGTAAAGAAGATGTCAAAGTTTCTAAGGCAAAAATTTTATCTCTTTAAATCTTTATattgaaaatatattaaatttaaatttcatCACACATTAGTCCCCATCAACAATGTTAATTAGAGGGTCACTAGAGATATGGTGTAGCAGTTGCAatcttatatataataaaaaattagagagagcaattaaaaaaatcagaaaaatGAAAATTATCCAAGTGAAAGAATTAGCATTGTGCCAAAAAGGATAATATAGAGTATATCTTCTTGCTTGTGCAATAGAAAGAAACCTTACAACTAAAAATAAGATAAGTTGAAGTTCCATTAATTATCTTGAAACAGTCATTGTTGTAGAAATACTTTTGTCaaagaaaatgtttgcttgtgcatAGCATTAAGAAGTATACTTATCAGTAAAGCAATGAACATAGACAAATGTAATTAACCTATAATAGAATAGTGAAGTGAAGAAAGTTCTTCTAGATGCAGGGCAAGAAACATGGTTTGATGTGTCACTAATGATAGGTTGAGTTTACAACAATTATGATACTTTACAAAAGAAGAGTCTAACCTAACAAAattaatttttcaaaataaaaatactagTTCAGGCATTTGGTGATAGTGCCAGGGATTAGAAACAATTATGCTTATTGCCTGATGAGGCAAAGGACTTGCTCTGATTAAGGATATCACAATGCAGAACAAATTAGCACGCAGTTGCTAGAATCATATAAAAGAAGGCCCTAACTAGGAAACAGAAACATAGAAGCTCCAGTTCCCGGAGCACCGAAAATATCTTTTGATCAGCGAAGTGTATAAAACAAATCAGAATTAATtttgatcaagaaaaaaaatcaaaggccATATGAATTTCCCCAGTTTTTTTAGTACTTCCCAATCATTAGAGAACCTTTTCATTTGTACAAATTTATGTAGAATGTTGGTTGTCCAAACACATCAGTTGAATTAACATTTTTTTTTGTTCCAATCATATTTAGTTAATTCAGATATGTTTACAGCAGTTGTATATGTGAGATaaactaaactaaaaaagaaaaaggacacaGATAAAACACAACTTTCAGAACATACCCTAAAATAAGATATGTAAAAAATGCAGTGAAGAATAGCTTTGTCTGGTTAAGGATTGAAAAGGTGAGTGAATCTAGATTCTTGTACGATATCTGTAACAAACTATTCTGCAATGCGTAAATGGCTGCTGGAAGGCCAGATGCAGTCAATGCCCCAACCAAGGTCCATTCTTTCCATAGCCTCTTGAAGCTACCTTCTTTTGCTAAAAGAAATAGAGCACAAATAACCTACAAGAAGAGTGACTTTGATACATTAAACAGGTGAagatatatcattttaaaatggAAAACATAGAAAACACAATTATTTTACTGCAAACACTTGTATGCAACTTTAAATCACCTTTGCCATCTCGCACGCTAGAACAGATGAAGTCACAATAACATCTCGCCTGCAGGAACAAATTAAAACAAGGTTATGATGTTTGGTCTTTACATGATTGCTGAGAAGATCCAACTCTCTTGTGTCACCGAAGATTTGCTTCCCAACAGGTATATTATGCTAATGCAACTAAACTGGCTAATACACTAAAAAATCATAGATCCACAAAGACTAAAAATCTCTTgtaggaaaaaaaaattgatagccaCAGCTCGCTCAGTAAAGGCTACATTTAGTTATGACCATTCTAATCAGTTCAAAACCAAATCAACGTAATTTATGAATCCGAATAGCAAACCAAAAAACATTTGTGATACGAACCATCATGCTAAAATACATAGAAAAAGTAGAGCTACTCCACGCAAAATTGATTAAATACTAGCTACAACCCCAAACCTAAACCCCTCATCAGAGGCTTACTATCCAAGTAAAAAAGAGAAGACTTCGTGACCAAAACTGACGGGATTTGGGCCCGTAACACGGAATTAGATAGCAACAAAATGGAAATACACGAACTCAGGGGGAATCGAAGGAGATCTGGGGGGTGATCGATTTCGCACCTGATGAAGCGTTTGGAGATGAGCGGCTGTGCGCCGTACTGCAAGGTAAGGAGCGTTAGATAGAGCCACACCTTCGCGCGCGGGCTTTCCTGTCTTGAAGGGCCCTTGCGGTGAGCCGTGGCAGCGGCGGACGCCATCGGGCGGGGCGCCGGAAGCAGCCCTTCGGCCGCGGGAGGAGGACGATAGTACTTTGCTTGGCGGCCGGGGCTTCCGATCTTGGGAAGCCCGACGGGTCAATAAGCTAAAACCAGGTGAGCGGGACCCTGTTCCTACTTATTTCTATTGGCTAATTTTCTGTGGCGTCCACTGGTTCAGCACGTGGTACCCGTGATCCAGGGACGTGAGCCGGGAGGACCGCACGGGCGCTGACTGGTGGGTCCGACAAAAGCCCACGTCGGCCCCAACTAGTCACGACCGGGGTGAGAAAGTGGGCCTTGGAAGCGAGGGTGCAAGAAAGCTTGTGGGAGGCTGATAACACTTTGCTTGGCGGCCAGCGGCCGCCGATCTTGAGAAGCCGGACGGGTCAATAAAGGTCGAACTACCAAGTCGCTCGCTCACCCAGATGGGCGGGATCCTGTTTCTACTTATTTCTATTTGCTGGTATTCTGTGGGGACCACTTTTTTCTGAGCTGGGAGGATCGCGCGGGCGCTGACTGCTGGGTCCCCAACGACCGGGGTGAGAAAGTGGGTCTCTTCAGCGAGGGTGTAAAAAAGCTTGAAAGAGTCGCACTGTGTGACCCGTAATTAAACACCTCAATTTTCGGATTATATCAATACTCATCGTCATTTATAATACTAATcaattttatgcatatgttcaatgATCAGAAGAACTGCAGCATAATGTAATGAAAACCGAATGAGTATATTTAAAACATCAGTTTACTCAAGAGAGTCAAACTTGGATCTTAAACTGGATCGAAATTGGCAATAATGTAATCAACTAATCATATGCAGATCTCAAAATCAACCACAGTTTTCAATTGCTGATTTGAGTATAAAAGATACATAATAAGTTTATAGTTCTCATCATAATAGATCATTAAATATGTCAAATTGAAATTAACAAAGATTAGCTAAcgagggtatatatatataaatttatatttatgggGCAAACACTAAATCACTTAGTTTGAAGAGTTTGCCTTATAGTTTTAATCAAGTCAGCTTAATTCttcgggctaattatagattatattatataattagttattttaatattttgatatttatatttttaaaattgtaCTACTTATGAAACATTTGATATCGtgttttaacaaaaaaatttctttttaattttaaatattatgaatttttttttaatcttgtatAGGAATcttaatgttttatttttataaatatataaaaaaataatataatttttgaaagtatagaAACTGAGATgtaaaaaataactaattataaagaataatatataattagttctaATGAAAGGg harbors:
- the LOC135623305 gene encoding annexin Gh1-like isoform X1, whose translation is MATIKVPATVPSPAEDCDQLRKAFQGWGTNERLIISILAHRTAAQRRAIRATYAETYGEELLKSLEDEISGDFERAVLLWTLDPADRDAQLANEALRGWNPSNRVLIEIACTRNSGELFDVRRAYHLRYKRSLEEDVVKHTTGDFRKLLVPLVTSYRYEGIEVNRKLAKSEAKMLHEKITEKAYSHEELIWIITARSKAQLIATISHYKNEYGKSIIKDLKSDRKNEFLVALRAIIRCICYPEKYLEKVIRLAIKGLRIDANSLTRIVTTRAEVDLKTIEAIYYKRNSMSLKQAVKYHTSGDYKTMLIALLGNNA
- the LOC135623305 gene encoding annexin Gh1-like isoform X2, coding for MATIKVPATVPSPAEDCDQLRKAFQGWGTNERLIISILAHRTAAQRRAIRATYAETYGEELLKSLEDEISGDFERAVLLWTLDPADRDAQLANEALRGWNPSNRVLIEIACTRNSGELFDVRRAYHLRYKRSLEEDVVKHTTGDFRKLLVPLVTSYRYEGIEVNRKLAKSEAKMLHEKITEKAYSHEELIWIITARSKAQLIATISHYKNEYGKSIIKRLI
- the LOC135623066 gene encoding UDP-N-acetylglucosamine transporter ROCK1-like isoform X2, which translates into the protein MASAAATAHRKGPSRQESPRAKVWLYLTLLTLQYGAQPLISKRFIRRDVIVTSSVLACEMAKVICALFLLAKEGSFKRLWKEWTLVGALTASGLPAAIYALQNSLLQISYKNLDSLTFSILNQTKLFFTAFFTYLILGQKQSPKQIGALTLLIVAAILLSVGESSDKASASSNSDQVLLYGIIPVMIASVLSGLASSLCQWASQVKKHTSYIMTVEMSFVGSLCLLASTYKSPDGEAIRKYGFFHGWTVWTLSCSSTDTSCNECCRRDSCRSCHCSCWRCQKGVCYSLCIARNCNVAVSFRWETTLGVLPCGTTSCHQQYCHIPEISICCKKEGGLSTKSF
- the LOC135623066 gene encoding UDP-N-acetylglucosamine transporter ROCK1-like isoform X1 translates to MASAAATAHRKGPSRQESPRAKVWLYLTLLTLQYGAQPLISKRFIRRDVIVTSSVLACEMAKVICALFLLAKEGSFKRLWKEWTLVGALTASGLPAAIYALQNSLLQISYKNLDSLTFSILNQTKLFFTAFFTYLILGQKQSPKQIGALTLLIVAAILLSVGESSDKASASSNSDQVLLYGIIPVMIASVLSGLASSLCQWASQVKKHTSYIMTVEMSFVGSLCLLASTYKSPDGEAIRKYGFFHGWTVWTLSCSSTDTSCNECCRRDSCRSCHCSCWRCQKGVCYSLCIARNCNVFLLQGFVIVSALLVTAMLQFLFDGKPPSVYCLAALPLVISSIVIYQKYPYVARKKED
- the LOC135623066 gene encoding UDP-N-acetylglucosamine transporter ROCK1-like isoform X3 → MASAAATAHRKGPSRQESPRAKVWLYLTLLTLQYGAQPLISKRFIRRDVIVTSSVLACEMAKVICALFLLAKEGSFKRLWKEWTLVGALTASGLPAAIYALQNSLLQISYKNLDSLTFSILNQTKLFFTAFFTYLILGQKQSPKQIGALTLLIVAAILLSVGESSDKASASSNSDQVLLYGIIPVMIASVLSGLASSLCQWASQVKKHTSYIMTVEMSFVGSLCLLASTYKSPDGEAIRKYGFFHGWTVWTLIPVVMNAVGGILVGLVTAHAGGVRKGFVIVSALLVTAMLQFLFDGKPPSVYCLAALPLVISSIVIYQKYPYVARKKED
- the LOC135623066 gene encoding UDP-N-acetylglucosamine transporter ROCK1-like isoform X4; translated protein: MASAAATAHRKGPSRQESPRAKVWLYLTLLTLQYGAQPLISKRFIRRDVIVTSSVLACEMAKVICALFLLAKEGSFKRLWKEWTLVGALTASGLPAAIYALQNSLLQISYKNLDSLTFSILNQTKLFFTAFFTYLILGQKQSPKQIGALTLLIVAAILLSVGESSDKASASSNSDQVLLYGIIPVMIASVLSGLASSLCQWASQVKKHTSYIMTVEMSFVGSLCLLASTYKSPDGEAIRKYGFFHGWTVWTLIPVVMNAVGGILVGLVTAHAGGVRKGFVIVSALLVTAMSFFCRGLL
- the LOC135623066 gene encoding UDP-N-acetylglucosamine transporter ROCK1-like isoform X5, giving the protein MASAAATAHRKGPSRQESPRAKVWLYLTLLTLQYGAQPLISKRFIRRDVIVTSSVLACEMAKVICALFLLAKEGSFKRLWKEWTLVGALTASGLPAAIYALQNSLLQISYKNLDSLTFSILNQTKLFFTAFFTYLILGQKQSPKQIGALTLLIVAAILLSVGESSDKASASSNSDQVLLYGIIPVMIASVLSGLASSLCQWASQVKKHTSYIMTVEMSFVGSLCLLASTYKSPDGEAIRKYGFFHGWTVWTLP